One Halorientalis litorea DNA segment encodes these proteins:
- a CDS encoding EMC6-like membrane protein: MATDTADKRAAHLRGLTVTMLACVAGIGAAVVSQALAASATDTTALYVVVGAIAVQFPILQVVGIDVNDFSTKDYLYVAFMTFSLWFVSWGVLLTAGTPINF, translated from the coding sequence ATGGCAACGGACACGGCCGACAAGCGGGCCGCGCACCTCCGTGGACTGACGGTCACGATGCTGGCCTGTGTCGCCGGTATCGGGGCGGCCGTCGTCTCGCAGGCACTGGCAGCGTCGGCCACCGACACCACCGCCCTGTACGTCGTCGTCGGGGCCATCGCCGTCCAGTTCCCGATTCTGCAGGTGGTAGGCATCGACGTCAACGACTTCTCGACGAAAGACTACCTCTACGTGGCGTTCATGACGTTCTCGCTCTGGTTCGTCTCGTGGGGTGTCCTCCTGACCGCCGGAACGCCCATCAACTTCTA